In Acinetobacter sp. C32I, one genomic interval encodes:
- a CDS encoding PH domain-containing protein: MFKNMAADLMGTSDIGKIIEPQDYDKTDIDDYIFHEDNEKIFFLIKAKTDEYCFTNTAFIHLDGTSAVSKKRTLNRYPYKHYQISRVLLETAGTIDRDVEIKFQLGGAAYSIDIEKSQIEKVRDLYKALFSIGEACKEIERQYTTLVQTQQAVNSMFSLRELPEQVLLNLPDIISQTTLQVENKFTERRKQIEDYDFSAIFERYLKQ; this comes from the coding sequence ATGTTTAAAAATATGGCAGCCGATTTAATGGGAACCAGTGATATCGGTAAGATTATTGAACCTCAAGATTATGATAAAACGGATATTGATGACTATATTTTCCATGAAGACAATGAAAAAATCTTCTTCCTCATCAAAGCAAAAACGGATGAATACTGCTTTACCAACACCGCGTTTATCCATCTAGACGGTACCAGTGCTGTCAGCAAGAAAAGAACCCTAAACCGTTATCCCTATAAGCACTATCAAATCAGCCGAGTACTACTTGAAACTGCGGGAACCATTGATCGCGATGTTGAAATCAAGTTCCAACTCGGTGGTGCAGCTTATTCAATTGATATTGAGAAATCGCAAATTGAGAAAGTACGCGATTTATATAAGGCCCTCTTTAGTATTGGCGAAGCATGTAAAGAAATTGAACGTCAATACACCACTCTGGTTCAAACACAGCAAGCTGTAAACAGTATGTTCTCACTACGTGAGTTGCCAGAACAGGTATTATTGAATCTGCCTGATATCATTTCTCAGACTACGCTACAAGTTGAAAACAAGTTTACCGAGCGCCGCAAACAAATTGAGGACTATGATTTCTCTGCTATTTTTG